The genomic region GATGATCCTCTTCAGTTAAAGAGTTTTTGAAATACTTTTCTAATAAAATGTCGTCTGGCGTAATCATAATTCTTTCAAGGCATTAAATCTAGGGCTACTTTTTATAAGCTCTATAAGTTTCTTTTTGCATTTAAAGACACGCTGTCTTGCGACCGTTTCAGAACTATATGCGAGATCTTTTACCATCTCGGCATAGGACACATCATTAAAAAACATTTCAAGAATTGATTTACAGTTATCTGAACTAAGGTCCAACGCTGCTTGAAATAATTCTAATCGTTCTTGTTCTAATAAAACATGTGCATCTTCATTTTTTATATAGAACTGTTCCTCCTCTATATCATTTGTTACCCAATGTGAAGATTTATTTAATTCTCTTCTCCACAAATTTTTACAAGCGGTGAATAAAAAGGCCTTAAAACTAGAATTAATTGAAAATGGATTTTTTTTGTATCTAACTGCTATTTGCACTAGTGCTTTTTGAAAGATATCCTCGGCATCCTGAACTGAACCTTTATTTTGAATCACAAATTTTTTCACCTTAGGCAAGGTGTCTTGATAGAGCTCTGAAATCACAGCAGAGTCACTCGTTAGCAAGGCTCTTAGGTATTTTAAATCATCTGCCATTTGAGCAAATATATAAGTAATTCATAAAGAGTTAATTTTTAAGGGTAACAAAAATCGACTCTAGGTAACAGTAGGGTAACATCCTAAATAATAAAACCCTACTTTTATGAAAAATTTATTTTTAAAACTGCTTTTTTGTTCGATGATCTCATTAACTATTACGTCATGTAGTGTTAATTCTCTGGAAGAAGATGACTTGAATATACAAAACAATGAACTTACGTTAAAAAGCAACACCGTTAAATCACAACTCTATGTAAGTTGGGAAACAACTGCTACCAAGGATCAAAAAATCCACTTGAGAGAAGAACTTACATACTCTCATCCATTTATTAAGTTACATTCTTTTTCAATTGATGAAAACATTCATAGTGGCGAGATTTGGGAAGTATCATTTCAACAAACTGAAGCTGAATCAACTGATCCTGTTCTATGGATAGAAGATGAAACCGTTATAGATATAGCAAGTTTTGAACCATTTTAATAATTAATGCTTAAATTAGATTTCATAATCTGTTGTTTTGAAATCTAGTTTAACCTCTATTATATTTTGGCTATTAGTAGTTTGCGCATGCAATTCTACTAGTAGCCAAACTTATTATGAGCTATTTGATAAGCTAGAAAAAAACAAAGGAATTGAAGCCCTACAGCCTCAACTAGACAGTGTATTAAGAAACACTACAGACTATTTACAGTATACTGAAATGTCTCATGATTTTTCAGTTAAATACTTCAGATTAAGAGACCATGAAGCGGCTATTAAATATGCTCAACTAGAAGTTAACTCTTTTGAAGAGCATCAAATATGGAATGAAAAATACACTAAAGCTATCTATCAACTAGCGTATTTTTATGAGCTCACTGCGCAAATTGAAGTTGCCATACAGCACTATAGTAAAGTAATTTCAGTAGAACCTAATTCCTATAAAACAATTCAATCTTACGGTAAATTAGGTGATTGTCATTATAAACTAGGAGATTATTATCAGGCAGAAATTTATTACTTAAAAGCCATTTCTGATCTAGAAAATTATAATGCTTCAGGGTTTCTTGCTTCTCAGTATTTAAATTTATCTAGAGTTTATCACACTTTAAACACTGTAGATTCTCAAGACAAAGAACTTAAAACTTTGAATAAGGTTTTAGAAATCAACAAAAAAAACCCGCTCAACGACCGTAGATTATCTATTCTATATAATAACCTGGCTAATTACTACAATAATGAAAAATCATATAATTTTAATCAAGCCAAATTATATTATCAAAAACTGCTTAATCATTCTATTGAAAAAGAAGATTCCACTTCTATAGGGATAGGTTATGGAAACCTAGGTAATCTCTATATAAAACAAGGTAGTGATAGCGCAAAGTATTATCTAAACAAGAGCTTAGACTATTCTTTATCTACAGATTCTAAAGATCGTGTATTTAAAAATATATCAGATTTTGAATTACAAAACGGCAATTCTGAAAGCTCATTAATATTTCTAAATAAAGCCATTCAGGTGAATTTCAGGAATAAAAATATTGATTTAAAAAACCCTAGCCTTGTTCATTTTAAAGATGCTATAGATCCTATAGGTGTGATAAACTCATTATCTAAAAAAGCAGAAGTTCTTTTACTGCAATATGAAGATTCAAAAAAGAAATCTTATGCGATAAAAGCTTTTAAAAATCTACAAACAGCAGACTCTCTCATTGACTATATTCAAAATTCAAATAGTGAACAAAGTTCAAAACTATACTGGCGTAAAGAAGCATCTAAAGTTTATCACTATGCCGTTTATTGTTCTTACATTTTAGATAAAACTCAACTTGCATTTGTTTATAGCGAGAAAAATAAAGCAGTATTGCTCACAGAAAATATCATTCAAAATTCCTTTGATATACCAGAATCCATTAAGAACAGGAAAAAGTTTTTAAATAATAGATTGATAGAGTATGAAAGAAAACTTGAAGAAAAGAAGGACTCAAACTCCATAAAATTTTATAATAAAGCCATACTTAATCAAAGACTTGAGATTAAAAAATACGATGATTCTATTGCAAATCATTATACTGATGGTTTAACTAAAACTTACTTGAACCAACTAACTAGCCTATCTGAAGTACAAAACGGATTAAAAAATGACGAAATGATCATTTCATACGTGTGGAATGAAGAAGTCAAGTGTAAAAATCATCTAATGTGTCTAGTAATAACGCCTGAAGATGCTCAAGTTTTTGAATTAGAACATGCAGATGATTTAAACCGTGAAATTTCACAATATTTACAACTTCTGTCTAAACCCTTCTCTACTAAAGAGGACATCAATCAATATGCGATAAAGGCAAATTCGATCTATAAAAGACTTTTCCCAATAGAAATCCAATCAAAATTAAAATCCAAAAAAATTACAATAATTGCCGATGGTCAATTACAAAACATCCCATTTGATGCTCTAATTACAGATATTGAAAAGCATAATTATCTCATTAAAGATTGTCAAATAAACTATGCCTATTCACTATCTTTTTCAAAAAGTAATGCCGCTATTAATCGTAAGGCTAGCAAAAATCTGATCACCTTCTCTCCTACTACCTTTGACCTTATAGGCTTACCTAAACTCTACAATACCAACGCAGAAATTAATTCTATCAATAAGTATATTGAAGGTGATAATTACATTAATCATATCGCTACAAAAAACAACTTTAAAAGTCTTATAGATGATTACAAAATTATTCATCTAGCCACTCATGCTAGTTCTGGAGAAGACCCGTTTATAGGCTTTCATGATAGTAAGCTAGGTATTAAAGAACTTTATTCGCTAGAAAACAATGCTCAATTAGTTTTCTTAAGTGCCTGTGATACTTCAATAGGAGAAATTATTCAAGGAGAAGGAACTTTAACTCTTGCAAGAGGTTTTTTTTATACTGGCTCGCAAGCAGTGGTCGCCTCTTTATGGAAAACCAGTGATAAGTCCACCTCTTACATTGTTGAAGATTTCTATAAAAACATTGAAGAGAAAAATGGCGTGTCGACAGCGCTACATCGTGCAAAACTTAAATATATTAAAGAACATAGTCTTTCAGACGTATCACCTTACTATTGGGCATCTTTAAAATCTATGGGAGATAATCAACCGATTGCTCTTAATAATTACAACTTCGTTTATTGGATAATTGGAGCCCTAGTCATGATACTTACTCTATTGAGCGTCCTATTTTTTAAAAATCGTAAGGCTTAATCATGCCTTAAGTTATTTCCTACTTATAACGCTTTCGCGAAAGCGTAACAACAATTACTTTAAAGATATTATTACCACTCATCTAGTTTTTAACAGCAAACTACCCAATCTGGGTAACAAAGAATTGTATTAAAGAACAATATGTTGAATGCATTCTGGGAGACTTTCTGAAAACCCATTTAACAGAGTAGGAACTAACCAATTCAATTATCATGAAAAAACTATATGCAATAGTACTCATACTATGTATGGGTAGCAGTGCGTTTTTAAATGCGCAAGAGTTAAATGAAAAAGAACGCTATCAGGCACAACTTAAAGTTGAGGAAAAGATAGCTGCATTTATTCAAGAAAACATGGATGACGTCG from Nonlabens arenilitoris harbors:
- a CDS encoding CHAT domain-containing protein; the encoded protein is MKSSLTSIIFWLLVVCACNSTSSQTYYELFDKLEKNKGIEALQPQLDSVLRNTTDYLQYTEMSHDFSVKYFRLRDHEAAIKYAQLEVNSFEEHQIWNEKYTKAIYQLAYFYELTAQIEVAIQHYSKVISVEPNSYKTIQSYGKLGDCHYKLGDYYQAEIYYLKAISDLENYNASGFLASQYLNLSRVYHTLNTVDSQDKELKTLNKVLEINKKNPLNDRRLSILYNNLANYYNNEKSYNFNQAKLYYQKLLNHSIEKEDSTSIGIGYGNLGNLYIKQGSDSAKYYLNKSLDYSLSTDSKDRVFKNISDFELQNGNSESSLIFLNKAIQVNFRNKNIDLKNPSLVHFKDAIDPIGVINSLSKKAEVLLLQYEDSKKKSYAIKAFKNLQTADSLIDYIQNSNSEQSSKLYWRKEASKVYHYAVYCSYILDKTQLAFVYSEKNKAVLLTENIIQNSFDIPESIKNRKKFLNNRLIEYERKLEEKKDSNSIKFYNKAILNQRLEIKKYDDSIANHYTDGLTKTYLNQLTSLSEVQNGLKNDEMIISYVWNEEVKCKNHLMCLVITPEDAQVFELEHADDLNREISQYLQLLSKPFSTKEDINQYAIKANSIYKRLFPIEIQSKLKSKKITIIADGQLQNIPFDALITDIEKHNYLIKDCQINYAYSLSFSKSNAAINRKASKNLITFSPTTFDLIGLPKLYNTNAEINSINKYIEGDNYINHIATKNNFKSLIDDYKIIHLATHASSGEDPFIGFHDSKLGIKELYSLENNAQLVFLSACDTSIGEIIQGEGTLTLARGFFYTGSQAVVASLWKTSDKSTSYIVEDFYKNIEEKNGVSTALHRAKLKYIKEHSLSDVSPYYWASLKSMGDNQPIALNNYNFVYWIIGALVMILTLLSVLFFKNRKA
- a CDS encoding RNA polymerase sigma factor, translating into MADDLKYLRALLTSDSAVISELYQDTLPKVKKFVIQNKGSVQDAEDIFQKALVQIAVRYKKNPFSINSSFKAFLFTACKNLWRRELNKSSHWVTNDIEEEQFYIKNEDAHVLLEQERLELFQAALDLSSDNCKSILEMFFNDVSYAEMVKDLAYSSETVARQRVFKCKKKLIELIKSSPRFNALKEL